The Silene latifolia isolate original U9 population chromosome Y, ASM4854445v1, whole genome shotgun sequence sequence TCCTCAATTACTAAAGGAATGAGTCTAGCAAAATATAAACTAAAATTACAAATAATTTACGGAGTATACGTGTTGCAGGTAGAGGCTGAGAATATTTGTATGTAAtaattgtttttttaaaaaagtatTAATAATAAGATTAAATAATTTAATTCCAATTCTTTTTGATATTTTCAACGGTTCGTATGTAATAATTGTTTTTTTTCTCTTGTTATTTTCAATATATTCACTGTATATATATacatttataaatttattttgtGTAACCATTTGTAGATTTCAAATGAAGAGAGTAGAGCGTGAGTGGATGTACGAGAGAGTGGATGCTAATAAAAAAATTAGGGCTGAATATGTAAATGGCGTAATCGAATTTATTAATTACGCTAAGCAACAAAATGAATATATAACCAACAAAAAAATTCGCTGTCCTTGTAAAAAATGCACCAATTTCGTACTATTAAGTGAATTGGAGGTGAAGAAACATCTTTCGTTAAAGGGATTTTGCGATAATTACTATTATTGGGTGTGTCATGGAGAAGAGTATCCACTAGAAGAACCAATCACTGAGCCTAACAACCCCTATCAAGAGATGGTTAATAATGCGTTACGTGATAACATTGAACAAATAATGGAGGAGGCCCTTAATGCTGAAGAAGTCGACGAATCTCCTAACCCTAATGTGACCGCTTTTTTGAGATGTTAAAAAAGCGAGAACAACCTGTGTATGAAGGCAGTAAGATGTCTTTGTTGCAATCTGCGGCGCGGTTATTAACtttgaaatgtgagtttaatatgccgcATAAGTGTGTAGATGGTTTCGCGTCATATATGCGGGATATGATTCCTAACAATAattgtatgactcggaatttcTATGAGACCAAAAAAGTGCTTAAAGCTCTCCAGCTACCCCATCAGAAGATTCATGCATGTCCCACTGgttgtatgcttttttggaatgATGATCATCAACTTGAGCAATGCAAGAAGTGTGGGGCCGATAGATACAAATCTAAAtctaatttaaatggaaaaagagTACCCGAAAACCCATTATTTTATTTCCCGATAGGACCTAGGCTCCAAAGACTTTATGCAAATAAAGATATTGCGGCACAAATGAGATGGCACTACGAGAACCCTCGTGCCAATGGAATaatgtctcatccaagtgacGGAGAGGCTTGGAAGCACTTTGATAAACAACACCCTGATTTTGCGAATGACCCTCGAAATGTGCGATTGGGGGTTTGGCATCGACGGGTTCTCACCGTTTAATAGATTTGGAAAGCAATACTCATGTTGGTCGGTGATGTTGACCCCATATAACTTGCCTCCTTGGTTGTGTATGAAGAGACAATTCATCTTTTTGTCTTTGATTATATCCGGTCCCAAGAATCCCAAGAAAAACTTAGACATATATTTGCAACCATTAGTTCAAGAGTTGAAGGATTTGTGGAAAAATGGGCTGCTAACGTACGATGTGTCGAGGAAGCAAAATTTTGATATGAGAGCTGCACTTTTGTGGACAATCAACGATTTCCCAGCATATGGCATGTTATCTGGGTGGACTACAGCGGGTCAGCATGCATGTCCATATTGTTTGGTTAATGAATGTAAGTCTTTTTGTCTTAAACATAGTAAAAAgtggagttggtttgattgtcatagacaatTCTTATTGCCTGACCATGTTTTTCGGAAAGATAACAAACATTTCCGAAAGGATAGACCCGTGGAGGCTGATTTTGCTTCTACTAGACTAACCGGTGAAGAAGTTTGGGAGCATGTTCAGCATCTACCTTCTATTGTTGATGCAACTGATGAAGAGTTGTtgaagttgaaaaagaaaagggaagggtGGTGGAAGAGAAGTATATTTTGGGATCTTCCATATTGGAAGACTTTGTTAATTCGACATAATTTAGATGTGATGCATAttgaaaagaatttctttgaacaaatgattcacacgattaTGGATGagaaaaataaaacaagttttaaaccgaATGCACAAAAagactttaaattaatttgtaaggCCCGACGGAAAGGAGATATGATTGTTCTTAAAAAGGAAGAGAAGCGGGTACTCTGTAACTGGATATGCAGTTTGAAGTTTCCGGATGGATATGCTCCTGATTTGAGTAGGTGTGTAGACCTAAAGGACTTAAGACTACATggcatgaaaagtcatgattgtcatgtatttATGGAGCGTCTACTACCTGTTGCTCTAAAGCATTTGCTTCCGAAGAATGAATGGTGTGCGATAACTGAGATTAGCCAATTTTTTCGAGATGTGTGTGCATCAACTCTTCAAATTGATGACATGACACGTCTAGAAAATAATATTGCTGAGATCATGTGTAAATTAGAGAAAATATTTCCAccgtcttttttcaattccatggaACATTTACCGGTTCACTTGCCTTACGAAGCCAAAGTTGGTGGACCAGTACAATATAGATGGATGTACCCTTTTGAAAGGTAATCATTGACACcttgatttttatttatttatattagaTAAATGCACCAATAATTTGAAATCTTATATACTGATTACTTAACAcgtaggtttcttaatcatttgaaacGAAAAATTGGTAACAAAGCACGGGTCGAAGGCTCCATATGCAACGCTTATTTACTTGAAGAAATCTCAAATTTCTGTTCACTCTACTATGAGAAGCATATAGACACAAAAGCCAAACAACTCGATGTTTGTGACGAAGTTGAGCCTGAATCAAATTTACCTGAACTTTTTCAAGATCATATGGGAAAACCCTCGGGGAAGTGCCATCTGAGATATCTTGTTGACAAAGAATACCAATCTGCTCACATGTACATTTTAAGTAATTGTGAGAAAATGAATCCTTATGAAACGTAAGTAAAATAATTGATTTCAAACTtttaattttcatgttaaaaCTAAACTTACTATTTGTATAGTGATTAAAATTATAAATTCATTATGTGATGATCGTGGTGTTTAAGGAATTTCTAAGTAAACAACATCCTCATCTTTCACCTTCGATTTGGGGAATAAATTCGAATCAGAATTTGCACAATGGTTACGAAATCAAGTAAGTGAATCCTCCAACCATGGGTTATTTTACAATAGCCTTAATAATTTAGTAaacataaaattttaaaatcttgtTAGGTGAATGATGATACCATGACCGATGATCTAATAATATCTCTAGCAATGGGCCCGTCAAGAGAAGTAAGAACTTGGAAACGCTATTCCATCAATGGTTATAACTTTAGAGCTTTTAAAGATGGGAAAGATGTATCTAAAGCAACGTTAAACAATGGGGTATGTGTTAGTTCCACTGAAGGAGCCGACTATTATGGAACCCTTGATGAAGTTATTGAGTTGACTTATACCGGTGATCACGGCAGTTATGTGgctatattgtttaaatgtgattggttaGATAATTCTGCTAGAGGTATGGTGATTCATGAACAATATAAGCTTGTAGATGTCAATCGTAAGAGAAAATATACGAAATATGAACCATTCGTGTTGGCATATCAAGTGGAGCAAGTTTGCTATATTTCTTATCCAAACACAAAAAAAGACCAAGTTCAATGGTCAGCTGTATTTAAAACTAAAGCTAGATCACATATCGACGCTCCCGTGGATGAGCGAATCTTTCAAGAAAATGTAGTCACTCAACTGCCAGCATTATCAATAAtagaggatgaagaagaagaggaggaggaggaggaggaggaggaggaggaggaggaggaggaggaggaggaggaggaggtggtggtggaggaggaggaggaggtggtggtggtggtggagggcgaAGAGGAcaacgaggaggaggaggaggaggataggGGGGATGAGAAGGATAAAGAAAAGGAGTGGgcagaggaagaagaagatgaggagcTTTTCCCCGATAGTGATAGAGATGAAAATGCTGACATTAATAATGATAGTgacgacgacgatgatgatgatgatgatgatgtttagTATCGTTTAAAGAATTCTGTAGTTTCTATAGTTTTTGTTTTTTCATATATGTCCTCTAGCATATCTCATTTTGTTTAGTTTCTGCAGTGTCAAACCCAGGGGTATGCAATAAATCATAGTTTATCAAAGTGTGTGGCTCTCCTTGAGTCTTGTATTTGCTTTATTAAGGACCTTCAGGACCTCCTCAACGTCTTTATTTTAGAGGTTAGGACCTAATTACTCAAAGCAAGAAACTGAATCAACTAGGCAAAGACAATGTTGCTTGATTTCAGTCTGATTTGAACTTCTGCAATTGTTAGAGGACCTTCTGAACTTGCTTGCATAATCTTCCCTGGTATTTCTTGTAGCTTAGTACCTTAAGGATTATGGAAGGTAAGCTGGATAAATAATCTGAACAGTTTCCTTAATAACTTGGATCATTTCCCCTTGGTGAATCAGAACTGGTTCGAAATGCAATTCAGGTTTTAAGTCGTTCCTTCGTAAATTCATATCTCTTGCTCTAGGTTGAAATAAATTGCTAGTGATAGCTTAAAACAAAGCTAAGGATTTCAGCTTCCCTCTCCAAGAATAATAAATCAAAATTATTGAGCAAATCTTCAGCTATTGAATTTTAAACACGACAGTCATTTAAAATGACAAAGATCCTTCCTGCACAACTGCTGTAACTTTGAAAATCCATAACTCTTAGTTCAGGAAGGCTAAAAATACCCAACATACATCAAATGAAAGCCAATGATGTTAGATTTCATCTCCAAAAAGAATTACCCTAAAATATCCAGCAGGTTTTGAGTTATTCAAGTTGGAACACAGACAGGTCAATTTCAAAAACAACATTGCATTAAATTGTGACAGTCTTTGAAGGCTTATTGTGAGGCAAATTATCGTAGTTAAGTGACACCAACATGAATCAAACAAATAGAAATGTGTGTTAATGTCATTCATATCAACCTATTTGTATAAGGATGTGCTAGTAGTTTTTTTAACTGCTACTATTAGTTGGTATGAGTAAAATGGTGTAGGATTATATGTAAAAGTTACAAGAGCAAACACTAAGATAATAATCCATCTACCCGAATTTGATTAAACCATCCCAACCACGTAATATGCCCAGCAAACCTCTTCTTATTATTAAGTTGAAATCTATCCCTAGTACTATATATCAAAATCTGGTTATCCATATACTCTGAGCAACCAACCAGTTAGTGTGTTAGGGTGCATTTCTGAGCAGCCAATCAAAATATGGTCTCGCATTTCGAGCAACCAACCTTGATTAGACGAAATCAAATGCATATGAGGCTCACTAATATACTTATAACAACAGGGATCCCGAACTCCCAAATTCAAGACTCTTATAAATCGGAAGTAATGAAACGACGATTATCATCAACAAAAGTAATGGTATTAACAACACCTAAATGCTGATCATGCTTTTGAACTTTATACTAAtttcattcttttcttctttaTATTAGTTTTAAGCTTTGCATGAGTGTTCCACTAGCCTTCCTGGTTTTTTTTAATGATATTTAATGATTTCTTTAAACATTTGTTTGGTTTTTAGTTGATCAATAATGACAGATTCAAGACGAAGCAACCGACGAAGATCTGGCGAAGACGATGATGAGCTCCGTGAATCACCCCCTCAAAAGTTGAGAATATCCATCGAGTATAAGTGGTGAGTGAAATGGGGGAAATTTCATGTAAATATGTATTATTGTAGAATGAAATGCACTGCCTTTTGGAATATGCATTTGAATTACATGTACAACtgatttgcttattaaatataaacatTTAGTGTGATTGTAATAACCTACAGGTTTGAACATCCGGAGGTATCGAAGTTAGTGACCAAGACAGTGAAAGGTAATTATCATGAACATGGCCCAAATTGGAGTGAAACTAAACCTGCCCGACGAGAACAGTATTGGAAGTGGTTTAAGGTACATCTACTTAACTGATGACACTAAAGGTTATGGTTAGTAGTTCAGTATAAAACTTTTGATTGTGATATTGCTATGGTGCGTTTTTTACATTACTTTTCGATGATGGTAAGTTCTCTATTTTTGAATAAACAGAGCAAAGTGGATTATCCTAAAGATGAGGAAGACCAAGTTAGAGCTGCttttaccaaactcttcaaaacACGGCTAAGGACCATGGTTTGTCGGGCCGTAAAGAAGCAGCCGAAATGGATGGGTGATGCACTCCATGCTGAATTGCTATTTGATAGACAGTCCGAAGAAGGGAAAAAAAAATCAGCTCAAGCACAGGCCAATCGCAAATCAAATGCAGAAGGTGGAAAAGCTTTAGGAACGCATACCATGGGCCGAATGAATTCTCTACTAGTGATGGAGAAATTAGTAAGTAACAAATTTATCATTATAAGTTCAATTATGGGATTTCCTTCAGTGTTTGTGTGTTAAACTAAATTTGTTACCATGTTTAGGCTAATGGAGGAGATTACCCACCTGCAATTGAGTTATTAAAAGCAACAAAAACGAAGAAGACGGGAGGATACGTTTCAAAGAAAGCTGAAGATTACGTTGtaagttttgatttttttaaatGTTTTTGAAACTTCGTCTTGCTGGTTGTCTTTGATTCCAACCCGAGTATTGAAATATAATGGAGGGATGTGTGAGGCTTGTGGTTTTGGTGTAAAGCCGAGTATATGTGTTTCCGTGTCTGCTTTTTTTCATGCCTGGTTGGGGAGAGTGAGAGACCTCTTATAATGAGCAGAGGTGAATGCAGTAAGCTCTTTTGTTTCTGAAGCAAGTATGGTGGATTGTTGGGCGTATATTGTTTCAGGTGATAATGTTGTgggtccttttttttttttttttttttttctttttcttccgagGTCTATCATACTTCCCAGTTCCCAGATCTCCTTCCTCCATTTTAATTGTTCTTAATTCCACCATCTttttttatttcttcattttcaAAGCTCCAtttcttaatttttttgttcCTCCTTCCCCAAATCACCATTAATTGGTTTCTTGTTTAATAAATGGTTTCTTGTTTAATTAGAACAAGCAAGCTTATTCATGGAGCGATAAGTTCTTTCTTACTAAGCCGCGATTAAAAATAAAGTACTTGCTCCATTTCATTGAATTCTATATATTTACTTTATACAAATATATCAATGCTCATATTCTTTTGCTCATTTCTTTTAGTTATACATATTAGGGCCAGCTAGGTAGTGGTTACTGGTTAGTTGTTGCAAGTCTGAAAGTATAAGTGATTAGACATTCTAAATTTGTTGAAAATGGTTTAGTCTTGAAGAGTTACAAGGACCAGTTAATTAGTATTAGGGCCAGCTAGGTAGTGGTTACTGGTTAGTTGTTGTAGTACCAAGGCTTCTGTGGCAGAGGAGGCTATTCTTTCTTTTACAGAATACATAAATCTATGACATGGTCTATATTGTAAATACCTTGCCTTGCCTTAGTTGCGGATTTATGCATACAAATTGTTAGATACCAGGTTAATGATACATTTCTAGACAAGTATTCTAAAATGTCACAACTTCGTTGAAAGCGATCTCTTTGTTGACTTTTGatatttgagttttgtttttataTTTGTGTGTGTATAGTAGTAGACAAAAGAAGGTAGAAATAGTAGTAGCATAGGACATAGAGCATTTAGAGCTACCATTTTATGAATCCTGTTAGTTGAAGCATATGAATCCGGTGACTTGACTAGGATATAGAGCCCCGGATTGTCTTAACTGATTCAGTTATCCGTTATGTTTCAGGTATCTATTGAGGCAGAAATTAGCGCCCTTCAATCTCAAGGTGAAACGGATATCAATAAAGATAAAATCTACCTTGAAAAATGCGGCTTTAATAAGAAGGGGTTAGTTTTTGGTACTGGAGCCGCACGCGAGCATTACTTTGAACGCTCGGCTACTGGAAGTAGAGAGTCCAACAATATCGACCAGGATTATTCGCCCGGAATACTACCTCGACTTGTGAGCAAGAATGTTGAAACTGAGCTCCGCAACAAAGTGCTCGAAGACAAAGTACAAAGAATGGAGGCGTTTCTACAAGCAAAGTTTGGGTCTGACTTTGACCCAAATTGTGATAGCAACCAGTTCCAAAATCGAGACGACTTCAATGATGATGGTGGAAGTGGCAACTCGACATCAATCCCAACTAATTAGCTAGATTACTCCATAATAGCTAGACAACGAAATTGCTTAGCAAATTACGTATGGATTTTTTTTGAGGATGTTTTCAATGTATGTACTCTTTTAAATTTGCTAAATGAACAATTCCAAGTTTCTATATTGTTGGCTTCTTTAAAgtttattgtttaattgtttgATATCGT is a genomic window containing:
- the LOC141631530 gene encoding uncharacterized protein LOC141631530, giving the protein MLKKREQPVYEGSKMSLLQSAARLLTLKCEFNMPHKCVDGFASYMRDMIPNNNCMTRNFYETKKVLKALQLPHQKIHACPTGCMLFWNDDHQLEQCKKCGADRYKSKSNLNGKRVPENPLFYFPIGPRLQRLYANKDIAAQMRWHYENPRANGIMSHPSDGEAWKHFDKQHPDFANDPRNRQFIFLSLIISGPKNPKKNLDIYLQPLVQELKDLWKNGLLTYDVSRKQNFDMRAALLWTINDFPAYGMLSGWTTAGQHACPYCLVNECKSFCLKHSKKWSWFDCHRQFLLPDHVFRKDNKHFRKDRPVEADFASTRLTGEEVWEHVQHLPSIVDATDEELLKLKKKREGWWKRSIFWDLPYWKTLLIRHNLDVMHIEKNFFEQMIHTIMDEKNKTSFKPNAQKDFKLICKARRKGDMIVLKKEEKRVLCNWICSLKFPDGYAPDLSRCVDLKDLRLHGMKSHDCHVFMERLLPVALKHLLPKNEWCAITEISQFFRDVCASTLQIDDMTRLENNIAEIMCKLEKIFPPSFFNSMEHLPVHLPYEAKVGGPVQYRWMYPFERFLNHLKRKIGNKARVEGSICNAYLLEEISNFCSLYYEKHIDTKAKQLDVCDEVEPESNLPELFQDHMGKPSGKCHLRYLVDKEYQSAHMYILSNCEKMNPYET
- the LOC141631531 gene encoding uncharacterized protein LOC141631531 encodes the protein MGPSREVRTWKRYSINGYNFRAFKDGKDVSKATLNNGVCVSSTEGADYYGTLDEVIELTYTGDHGSYVAILFKCDWLDNSARGMVIHEQYKLVDVNRKRKYTKYEPFVLAYQVEQLSTLRIMEDSRRSNRRRSGEDDDELRESPPQKLRISIEYKWFEHPEVSKLVTKTVKGNYHEHGPNWSETKPARREQYWKWFKSKVDYPKDEEDQVRAAFTKLFKTRLRTMVCRAVKKQPKWMGDALHAELLFDRQSEEGKKKSAQAQANRKSNAEGGKALGTHTMGRMNSLLVMEKLANGGDYPPAIELLKATKTKKTGGYVSKKAEDYVVSIEAEISALQSQGETDINKDKIYLEKCGFNKKGLVFGTGAAREHYFERSATGSRESNNIDQDYSPGILPRLVSKNVETELRNKVLEDKVQRMEAFLQAKFGSDFDPNCDSNQFQNRDDFNDDGGSGNSTSIPTN